The sequence ATGAATATAAGTAAGCTTATGGGTCTACCTGGAGGTGGAGTCTTAACTTCCACAGGAACTGATTCCATCAATAAGAACCAATCATCTTCAATGTCCCGTGGAACCACTGGTGGTTCCTGAATGACCACAGCAGGCCTCTGTGCaggttcttctctctctgctatgATCTCCACTTTCTCCTCAATCTTCAATCTCTTCATAGTGGTccccacctcttctctctctctcagtagtcTCTGCTCGACTGAAACTGACAAAGGAAAGAAATTGTTCTGTTTCATTTGTACGGAAAAGTATGCTTAAAGAACAACTCCGGTCTAAGAACAACTTATGGTCTATTTTTGAATGACAAGTGTAAACTTTCCTTGGTGACCATAACAGTGTTACAGTAATTACTGAATGAGTTCATATGGGTCAGTTGGCAATCGACTTCTCCGGCAATCGACTTAACAAGATGGTGGCaaccagtgttgtgcacgttcacactcttcagtaactagttcaaagttcagttcacacacttgcaaagtgaactgttcacgttcatagttcaccatttttaattttgaactagttcaaattcagttcatttgaatgaaaatctgtttctgacggaatataggctacagccacctgttgttctcctctaattgagaatgtccgtaaattgggctttatttcgctgggcagatacatttcttttaggtctatggcagataccgacgcGACGCCTAacaaatgcggccgcgcatttattaataattaataataaatgcgtcagctgtgcatgcctgacagcagaagagtgtagtttttacaccgggagtaggcctatggaggaggctgcttgctgcattacctgctgcgacggaactgttcagtgacatactgtagggctctttgaacacgttatgcatccctctatcatcactgacaagtgcagaatctttccgcgattgcattcagcagcggttctgtgtagcctacaatgcatcatgcgtaacgtgatcatgggtaatgtagtaaggtagtgcaaagctgtagtttaggagtggcgcccgtgggcagtgagtgtgacaacgacatgctgtttctaaattgccagcagataggctagtgtcactcgacttctcaggacaaaataaattccgtaacgtttaattggacatcaacagtgacgttcgtcgttcatttcccaaaatctgaacgaattcacgttcaaattcattatttacaaatgtgttcagtgttcaaaagttcagcgttcacagaaaaatgagcgtgttcaatgaacacgttcttttgaactcgttcatgcacaacactggtgGCAACCAGAACAATAATTTAAGTAATGCACTGGCTGCACAAATAGTGCTTTTTTATACCCTTtttgtacacttacagtcaaacgcagaagtgccattcaccctgttacgagttgatgaaccactgaaattattttggaaacattattttaaggtacaaaaattgttttagtgttgctttaaatgatTGATTTACGTTTATGTAGCGAGCTTACCCACAAGGTTATTACCATAAACTATTTTATTGGAAAGGTATATTCCAGTCTTACTCAACGCTACTCCAATTAATGTTGTTGATGTGTATTGAAAATGTACACTTGatatcattcaaaaatagaCCCTGGGTTGTTCTTAGACTGGAGTTGCCTCTTATGCATAATTTGGATTCATCACAagcatacatatgtgtgtgtgtgtgtgtgtgtgtgtgtgtgtgtgtgtgtgttctctatactgtatgtatgcatctgCATGTCTACCTGTAGGTCGAGGAACTGATTCCATGAATAAGAACCAATCATCTTCAATGTCCCGTGGAATCACTGATGGTTCCTGAATGACCACAGCAGGTGCCTGTGCAGGTTTTTCTAAGTCTGCTATGAtcaccactctctcctctgcaaTCCTCACTCTCTTCACGGTcttctccactccctctctctctcttacctgaGTCTCCTCGGCATATGGGGTGACCCACACTGACAAAAGAAAAGGCCATGTTACATCTGTATGGAATTGTGTACACTATCATTTCGTTCCcgtgagagacggagagggaggggatgagggagagagaggctgctggAGTACCTGTTTCTTTGGGAGGAACTTCCAGTAGGGTGTACCAGtcatcctccacctctctgGGAGTATATGTGGCTCTCTGCTCCTGGACGACTGGCTGGACCTCTTTCACCTCCACCATCACTCGCTCCTGTATTTCTATCCTCTTCTCCGTCCTCACCATCCTTTCTGCATCTATCTGCTCCTCCGCTGGAAGAGCCTGTTCTTGCTCCCACACAACTGTGAGGCCAACAGTCACATGAGCAGCAAACACAGCAATTAACGACAAGAAAACACAACAACGGTTCCATATGGATGGTGTAATGTAAATGGTAACAATTCTATGTTTTGCGTGCATGTGCGCTACCTGCAGGCGAGGGCTTAATTTCCTCTGGGATCGGTTCCAACAGTACGAACCAGTCATCCTCAATGTGTCGAACTGCAACGGGAGGTTTCACCTCTAATGTGATGTAGTCTCCAGGGCTTTCAGCatacatgtctctctcttccgtAATAGTCactttcatctctcttctctcctctgtgatGGTCACGAGGGTAGTCGTCTGCTTTGTGATTACGGTCGTACTTTCGAATGATGTCCCTTCCTCAGACTGGTAGACCTCCACTTCTCTTCTGGTTTCCATTGTGTAGGGCTCAATGACTCTCactgacaaataaaaacaaaataaaagacaaaacttaacttaaaacgtaaaacttcaaacaaaCTGACAGGAATTATGGAACCTCTAAATGTATACACTGTGTAAAATGTATACTACTGTACTGTCACAGACTGTTAATGCACTGTATTAACGATATAACGAATAAGTACCTGTTTCTCTAGGAGGAATTTCCAGTTGAGAGTACCAGtcatcctccacctctctgGGGGCAAATGTGGGCATGGGCTCCTGCACTCTGCTAATCTCCAGCACCTCTGGCTCAGGTCTTTGTGTCCATTCCTCCatcatctcctcatctctctcctcctcatccttcaTCTCCACGGAgatggtgctgatgctgatgccaGCAGGGCCTTCCAGAGTCTCCCACACAACTGCAAGATTAgttacacaaaaacagacagcaaTCATTGGACGAATGAaccaagagagagtgagagcaccATGCAGTGTATGTGAGTCCAAGcttttctgtatatgtgtgcattgaaTGGGTTTTGTCTTTATACTATACCTGGGGGAGGGGTCTTCATTGGCACAAAAACTTGGTCAAAAACTGTGAACCAATCATCCTCAATATATTGGACCACTGGCTCTGTCGTCTCTAATACGATTTGTTCGGCAGTGGTCTCGGAAACATCCGGACCCTCAGCTTTATCCTCTGTGACAACGACTTCATCACTGGCCACTTCCTCCAGTTCTATCTCTTCTTCAGGCTCATAGACGGGCCCTGCTGCATAGGGCTCCACATCTCCCACTGGCAACACACATGAAAGCAAAATGGTGGACTGGATTTGACTTTGTACTGAAGCTGCTGTTCATTGGACTTTAGCTGgattaacatttaacatttgaTAAGTTTATTGGTATAGCTTCAATAAAGATAGATGTTCTGAGTGATGTGACCTTATTACCTGAAATGTTATGTTTAAATATTATGCAAATTGGGCATTATCTAGTCAAATATCCACTAAATTATACATAATtccaaatctgaacattggataaagtcAAGTTCTAATGAATTGCTGTATTTGGACACATTAGATTCAAAATGCgaaaaccccccccccccctgccataTAACCTTTTTTGACCCAGAACTCTTCGTCTTTTTCACCACAAATCCTCCAAAGTAGATTTGGTCTATCTGTACCTGTTACCCGAACCTCCAGAGGGACTGGTTCCAAAAGCAGGAACCAATCATCATCAATGTCCCGCACGGAGTAAGTATTGTTCTGTAATGTGATTGGCTCAGTGATGATGATGCTCCCCTCCATCCCTTCTTTAACCACCACCCGCTCCTCcgatctctgcgttgtgatgaATATGGTCTTCTCTGTTCTCTGCGTTGTGGTGAACACGGTCTCCTCTGATCTCTCTGTTGTACTGAACACGGTCTGCTCTGTTCTCTGAGCCATCTCGGCCATCTCCAgggtctccttctctccctcttccacccTGGTCTGTACTGCTGGCATGAAGAAAAATAATTAAAGCAAATAATCCTTTAAAGATCAGAGAGTTCTAAATGGCATTTTACAGTACTGAAATTAGGAGAATTCCACAGCTTGTTCATGCATTTAAGTGTGCTcctagtatgtgtgtgggctccAAGCTCacagctctgagagagagagagagagagagagtgagagtgtgtgtgtgtgtgtgtgtgtgtgtgtgtgtgtgtgtgtgtgtgtgtgtgtgcgtgcgtgcgtgcgtgcgtgcgtgcgtgcgtccgtgtgtgtgtgtgtgtgtgtgttcacaaagtTCCCTACAGAAAAGATCAAGTTAATTAAAAATAAACTGTTAGAAAACAGAAATCAAATATATCCAGTTTGGTCAAAAACATATTTCAGTATTGCTATATCAATTTAAACTGGACACTCTTGTCTTATTTGTAGCAATATATTGAGGCTCAACTCAGTGAAATATTACCAATCTAGTATGCGTgcattatacacacatgcactcatttcCAATCTATCAGTTCAATGGTACCTACCTAATGGTGCACTATGGATAATATATGGCGGCTTGTCCAGTAGGATAAACCAGTCATCTTCTGTTGTTTCCACACTCGTTTGCTGTTCCATCTGCTGTACTTTGTACTCCAAGAGGTCGACATGTTGTAGCTCTTCCTTCAaaacctccagctccagctgctgctCCTCTACCTCCACCAGCTCCTCTAAGTGCTCCTGAATGGCTTCTATCTGCTGCCGTATCTCACCCACCATTTCCTCTTGAAGAGAGAGCTCTTCTTCCTCCGTCATGACCTCCTGCATTCGTTTTCTTATAATCTTGAACTTTTGCCGTCGTATTTCCACAGTCTCTCCCTCCAGCTCTCCTTCTTCCACTATTTTTTCTTGCGGCTCCTCCACAATTTCCCATTCTTGCTCTGCTTCACTGTAAATGTCCAATCCTTCTAGTTGTGTAATGCGAGCAACTAACTCTTGCTGTTGGTCCAATATACGGGACTGTTTCGCTAGAAAGcaaatacatttcaaatcaaattaCAATACAATTCAATTATTGTATTTACGGATACTTCTGTAGATGAAAAGCAAATTCTAATGATCGATAGTTACCAATTGGCTTACCTGCAGATGTTGAGTAAAACATAGGTGGTTGCTTATCAAACCAGATATACCAATCATCTCTTTGCACATCTTTCCATGGTATACGGATTCCCTTTAGTCTTTGGTCCAAAGTCCCACCCTCCCTCAGTCTGTCGTTTACAGACTCATAggcttctctctcatctctcccctctacGATTTCTAAGTCTTTACTTTCTTTCAGTTGACCTCCCGCAGTCCTGACTTCTCGCGTTATTTTCCGTACAATCTTCACTTCCTTCACTTGTCTTATTTCCAGTATCTCTCCTTCCTGTtgtatctcctctgttctctcctccatGAACTCCTCATCTTCTGCTACCTCCTCCATGAACTCCTCATCTTCAGCTCCGACCTCcatgacctcctcctcctgtggctCTCCCTCCACACTACCATCAAAGGTGTCTTCAGCATCCTGTTCCAGGTCCTCTTGGGATATTTCAGCATTATctggtaaaaaaagaaaatggactTTGAAACCGTTTTGTTATAGTATTCACCTTGTGGACTAATTCCTAATTTTTAGACATTTTTATAATTGCAACAACAGCAATTGTGCTAAATCCAGTCTGATTTAAAAActcttaagcccaattcacaccaaagattcccgacgcgacgagactgagttgcagcggtgtgaattacaAGTTGCAtgtagttgcaagcagtcgcaagccgtcgcagagcattaaacacgttgagtcgcagtcgcaaggttttagaacgtcgcggctcgtctcgtcaggaatctttggtctgaaccctactttataACTCATAATATCATTACTATAATGTTACTCCAAAGAGACCGCTTATATGTAGATATCCATATAGATATCCAAGATGATGGACCGAATTGTAACTCTTTAGTGTCTCACATAATAGGGGCATCATGGTTGTTTTGGTTGGGTCTTGGAATAAGAGCCAGTCGTCTGACTCCTGCTTCCAGTCATCTGCCAGCACCAGCTCCTCATCGAAACCTGAGAGCACAAAGAGGAAGCCAACTCATATGTCTGCATACGTGTGGTCTATGAGTCAATTTATGTATTTTGCAACACACAATGCATACTCTAGCCACAAAAGATCCATGCAGTCACTAAATGAGTTGAGTGATTGCGGTTGATTcacagtgttgtacagtgttgTGAGTTCATCAAGCtaaaacattaggctactgtctAACCGCAACATTTTACTGTGTATGCACCTTTGGTATAGATGGCTTTCGGGGGAATAGAATCCAACATCAGGAACCAGTCAGGCTCAGGCTGGCTTGTGTGGGAGAGGATATCCAACGAAGCTGCAgcacagacaaaaaaagcaaTCTCAACACTTACTCAGCCACATAAGCTAAGGCTGGGATgaaaaaggcagacagacagacagacagacagatgtacaGAAAGACATACTGGATCTTGCTGTGAGTTTTCTTGGAAAAGCTGGATTGGGCCGGGCTATTTCAGAACTGGCCTGAAGAGATTCCGCTTCCGTGCGTCCGCGATGACGAAATTGAGAACTCAAAGCCAGTAATCGTCTGCGGGAGATTTCAACAGATGGGAGCCTGGAATAAAAGTAAAGATGACAGTCACTGATTTGTACACTAGAGTAGGCACTGTTCTTTTTCATAGTCAGACACATCCCAactctgtgtacacacatgcacacgcatacacatacgcacacgcacacgcacacgccacacgcacacgccacacgccacacgcacacgcacacgcacacgcacacgcacacgcacacgtatacCTGAAGAAGCTATGATGCTCTGTAGCTACTTTCCAGAGGGATTTGCATGCACGGTTGCTGGCCAAGGTAAAACATAGAGTCCATACAGATCCCTACAAAAGCAATGAATAAAGAAGCACATACATTAACATGTATTGTACAATATGTACAATACAAAATTCAGAAATGAGGAGTTGAGGATGAGAGTCATTTATGACTGAAGATAACTGAAATTAGAGTTACAGTAACTAATACAGTGAAGGAAATAATCAGATCAGTAAAAAGTCTTGAAGTGCTCTGTGAAATGTCTACGGCCTACCTCTGACGGGTGAGTTCTGATAAAGAACTTGGAGTGCTTGTATGAGATCTTCAGAACTCTGGGCCAGAGGTATTTGCTCTCCACCAAATCATCTCGGTATAAGAGTATGCCCTCTGAGCTCACGCCTAAGACGACATCTTCTCCATCTGAATCCTGACAAGCACattcaaacatgcacatactgtatgcagtaaCTCTGAATGTGCTCCTGAGTGAACTGAATGAGACCCTATTGAGTACATTGATGAGACATTGTAACAGCTATACAAATGGCTTCAAGAACCACAAggaacctcacacacaccttggcaGGATGACGGTCTATTCCATACATAGGAAGTTGACTAGCATTCTGCAGGAACAGGAGATCAGCTTGAGCAGGTGACATAGCACtacaaacagaaagaaaataagCTTAATATGTAGTAATACATGATGAATAGTGGGCAAAGctaatatacacagacacacagacatacgaaCACAGAAATTACACCGAAATATTACAATTAACAATGCCTTAGTTATCATGTTGACTTGTACAAGGGTTTACTGAATTGAATGTGTAGTTTATGGTCtcaaatctaacaaaataacaaatgtgGACACACGGTGGCCATCTTGACAAGGAGTCGACACATACCCATAGGTGGCATGTTGCTCCCTCATTCTCTTCAGCAGCTCTTCATTCTGATTGGGTGCCAGGTACAGGTTGTTGGTGTATGTGTCGCCATGACGATCTGGGTCATATGGGCCGAACTCTGACTGGAGGACATACGAGCCCAGTGCAATCAGAGTCACTGACTGGCATGGCAACCGCCTGGTTAAAAGATCCCGACGGATCTGCTGATACAGCAAGTATctgtagaaaaaaaacatttacttaTGAGAGCATATATCTTAATATTAAGGGATCTGAGTGAagctattcaattcaattcaattcaattcaatatagctttattggcatgaaggtttcagaaacattattgccaaagctcaatgtaCACATAAGAGGAAAATAAGGACATTTACATATAATGTTTGGAATACACATGGCAAATATGAATGCAtccaaaatgaacaaacaaacgtgtgtgtgtgtgtgtgtgtgtgtgtgtgcgcgcgcgcgtttgtgtgtgtgtgtgtgtgtgcgtgcatgcgtgtgtgcgtgtgtgcgtgtgtgtgtgtgtgtgtgtgtgtgtgtgtgtgcgtgcgtgtgtgtgtgcgtgcgtgcgtgtgtgtctgtgtgtagttttaCAGAtaggtaaaaagaaaaaaatatattatttaatCACTGTCCCTTGCATTATGGCATTCGTTGACATATTTGGCAGcgagacctgctgtctgtcccTGCTGTCCAAGTAAAACTGCCACCATTTCCCGTTCCTCTAGATTTCGGAACCCTGGGATTAGGCTTGCAAGCCTGTCAAAGTATGACTTACGTATGGTGGTATATTTTGCGCAGTGaagctattctctctctctctgtctctgtctctgagtgtgtgtgtgtgtgtgtgtgtgtgtgcgtgcgtgtttgtgtgagtgtgagtgtgtgtagagtctatcggagtacagtatgtgtaatatGAGTTGTTGTAACAGTACTTGTACCCATGACAGCACACTAATATTACCTGGTTAGATCTTCACATAGCTGAGCTGGATTT comes from Sardina pilchardus chromosome 6, fSarPil1.1, whole genome shotgun sequence and encodes:
- the epb41b gene encoding protein 4.1b isoform X1, translating into MLCTVLFLDGSVREWNLPSSAIGQELFDQVCDHLNLLERDYFGLAIFDSPRTKTWLDVSKQISKQSKSIHAQFAFSVKFYPPNPAQLCEDLTRYLLYQQIRRDLLTRRLPCQSVTLIALGSYVLQSEFGPYDPDRHGDTYTNNLYLAPNQNEELLKRMREQHATYGAMSPAQADLLFLQNASQLPMYGIDRHPAKDSDGEDVVLGVSSEGILLYRDDLVESKYLWPRVLKISYKHSKFFIRTHPSEGSVWTLCFTLASNRACKSLWKVATEHHSFFRLPSVEISRRRLLALSSQFRHRGRTEAESLQASSEIARPNPAFPRKLTARSTSLDILSHTSQPEPDWFLMLDSIPPKAIYTKGFDEELVLADDWKQESDDWLLFQDPTKTTMMPLLYNAEISQEDLEQDAEDTFDGSVEGEPQEEEVMEVGAEDEEFMEEVAEDEEFMEERTEEIQQEGEILEIRQVKEVKIVRKITREVRTAGGQLKESKDLEIVEGRDEREAYESVNDRLREGGTLDQRLKGIRIPWKDVQRDDWYIWFDKQPPMFYSTSAAKQSRILDQQQELVARITQLEGLDIYSEAEQEWEIVEEPQEKIVEEGELEGETVEIRRQKFKIIRKRMQEVMTEEEELSLQEEMVGEIRQQIEAIQEHLEELVEVEEQQLELEVLKEELQHVDLLEYKVQQMEQQTSVETTEDDWFILLDKPPYIIHSAPLAVQTRVEEGEKETLEMAEMAQRTEQTVFSTTERSEETVFTTTQRTEKTIFITTQRSEERVVVKEGMEGSIIITEPITLQNNTYSVRDIDDDWFLLLEPVPLEVRVTVGDVEPYAAGPVYEPEEEIELEEVASDEVVVTEDKAEGPDVSETTAEQIVLETTEPVVQYIEDDWFTVFDQVFVPMKTPPPVVWETLEGPAGISISTISVEMKDEEERDEEMMEEWTQRPEPEVLEISRVQEPMPTFAPREVEDDWYSQLEIPPRETVRVIEPYTMETRREVEVYQSEEGTSFESTTVITKQTTTLVTITEERREMKVTITEERDMYAESPGDYITLEVKPPVAVRHIEDDWFVLLEPIPEEIKPSPAVVWEQEQALPAEEQIDAERMVRTEKRIEIQERVMVEVKEVQPVVQEQRATYTPREVEDDWYTLLEVPPKETVWVTPYAEETQVREREGVEKTVKRVRIAEERVVIIADLEKPAQAPAVVIQEPSVIPRDIEDDWFLFMESVPRPTVSVEQRLLREREEVGTTMKRLKIEEKVEIIAEREEPAQRPAVVIQEPPVVPRDIEDDWFLLMESVPVEVKTPPPVTWEQMQPPPDVSRVTVDSRAEKEEERIRTEEMRVMEIDVKGVQPSVQEPTPTITPREVDDDWCPLLEVLPRETVDVKEDEMKTVRREERVTERVTVIEEQRVVIEKPTVQVQPQIQQPVVVREIDDDWFTLLDAVPVQERSVPSVEIKRPVEVSETKVVERPRPEKERILEKERLREQEIQRVPQKIFVGAREIEDDWFTFWDKTILHAEPSPAVVSKPEERRAVERERTERGRGREGERVKEEDMRKRVTITEAKRVTVVQERAPPAVRHIDDDWYILLDKAAVEYQAPPRVTPVIPPTPAKRPVPVDQPLTSTPTTHPAPVIKYIPEVEKRETRIIVEEKVKEDEELTLIRRKTERIEGENIYIRHSILMLEDFDVTQEVVLRHRASINELKRVFLEAEPEYYLSEWDKHLSICHLDTHTQLISMEEWSRESLSIM
- the epb41b gene encoding protein 4.1b isoform X2 → MLCTVLFLDGSVREWNLPSSAIGQELFDQVCDHLNLLERDYFGLAIFDSPRTKTWLDVSKQISKQSKSIHAQFAFSVKFYPPNPAQLCEDLTRYLLYQQIRRDLLTRRLPCQSVTLIALGSYVLQSEFGPYDPDRHGDTYTNNLYLAPNQNEELLKRMREQHATYGAMSPAQADLLFLQNASQLPMYGIDRHPAKDSDGEDVVLGVSSEGILLYRDDLVESKYLWPRVLKISYKHSKFFIRTHPSEGSVWTLCFTLASNRACKSLWKVATEHHSFFRLPSVEISRRRLLALSSQFRHRGRTEAESLQASSEIARPNPAFPRKLTARSTSLDILSHTSQPEPDWFLMLDSIPPKAIYTKGFDEELVLADDWKQESDDWLLFQDPTKTTMMPLLYNAEISQEDLEQDAEDTFDGSVEGEPQEEEVMEVGAEDEEFMEEVAEDEEFMEERTEEIQQEGEILEIRQVKEVKIVRKITREVRTAGGQLKESKDLEIVEGRDEREAYESVNDRLREGGTLDQRLKGIRIPWKDVQRDDWYIWFDKQPPMFYSTSAAKQSRILDQQQELVARITQLEGLDIYSEAEQEWEIVEEPQEKIVEEGELEGETVEIRRQKFKIIRKRMQEVMTEEEELSLQEEMVGEIRQQIEAIQEHLEELVEVEEQQLELEVLKEELQHVDLLEYKVQQMEQQTSVETTEDDWFILLDKPPYIIHSAPLVQTRVEEGEKETLEMAEMAQRTEQTVFSTTERSEETVFTTTQRTEKTIFITTQRSEERVVVKEGMEGSIIITEPITLQNNTYSVRDIDDDWFLLLEPVPLEVRVTVGDVEPYAAGPVYEPEEEIELEEVASDEVVVTEDKAEGPDVSETTAEQIVLETTEPVVQYIEDDWFTVFDQVFVPMKTPPPVVWETLEGPAGISISTISVEMKDEEERDEEMMEEWTQRPEPEVLEISRVQEPMPTFAPREVEDDWYSQLEIPPRETVRVIEPYTMETRREVEVYQSEEGTSFESTTVITKQTTTLVTITEERREMKVTITEERDMYAESPGDYITLEVKPPVAVRHIEDDWFVLLEPIPEEIKPSPAVVWEQEQALPAEEQIDAERMVRTEKRIEIQERVMVEVKEVQPVVQEQRATYTPREVEDDWYTLLEVPPKETVWVTPYAEETQVREREGVEKTVKRVRIAEERVVIIADLEKPAQAPAVVIQEPSVIPRDIEDDWFLFMESVPRPTVSVEQRLLREREEVGTTMKRLKIEEKVEIIAEREEPAQRPAVVIQEPPVVPRDIEDDWFLLMESVPVEVKTPPPVTWEQMQPPPDVSRVTVDSRAEKEEERIRTEEMRVMEIDVKGVQPSVQEPTPTITPREVDDDWCPLLEVLPRETVDVKEDEMKTVRREERVTERVTVIEEQRVVIEKPTVQVQPQIQQPVVVREIDDDWFTLLDAVPVQERSVPSVEIKRPVEVSETKVVERPRPEKERILEKERLREQEIQRVPQKIFVGAREIEDDWFTFWDKTILHAEPSPAVVSKPEERRAVERERTERGRGREGERVKEEDMRKRVTITEAKRVTVVQERAPPAVRHIDDDWYILLDKAAVEYQAPPRVTPVIPPTPAKRPVPVDQPLTSTPTTHPAPVIKYIPEVEKRETRIIVEEKVKEDEELTLIRRKTERIEGENIYIRHSILMLEDFDVTQEVVLRHRASINELKRVFLEAEPEYYLSEWDKHLSICHLDTHTQLISMEEWSRESLSIM